The following is a genomic window from Adhaeribacter radiodurans.
TCAAACTTTAAACTATCTATTTGTGCTAAATCTACATAGAAGTTCATCTTGTAAGTTAAATAGCCTTTAGCCTTTATACCCTCCAGGGTTTCAAACATCCCTTTAGGCAACGATTGAAAAAAGTCATTGGCTTCGGTTTGGGCAGAATGCACTTTTAAGGCCACCCGCTTAGAAGGTTTGGTAATTAAACGCGCTTGCGGATAAACTACCATTTTATTTACTGTTACCCGCGAGAGAGTATCTAAAGAATAGTAATTTTCGCCAATGGTGACAACGTAGTCAATCGCTCCTTTGTCTATCTCCACATCGCCATCTGCTACTTTCGGGTGATTTACCAGCAGTTTATTCATTTGACCTTCGCCTTTAATCGTGAGTCGGTCTCTTTTATAAACTTTATCGGTTAAGCTAACTTTAAGGGAGTCGAAGGAAAGTTTAGCGCCGTATTTTTCTTTTATGTACGGGATCCGGATGCCGGCCGTATCAGTAGTATATAAGTTAGCCGAAAGCTGGTAATCATCGGGGTTAATACTGCCATCTACGTGCAGTTTGTTGATCAAAGAATCGGTTTGCACCGTAAGTGAACTGCTTATATCGCCATCATCTATGGTAAGTAAGGGCATATTCACTCTTATATTACGATTTTGACTTTCGTAAGTAACCAATAAATTCCGGAAAGTAACCGCATCCGGTACATTCTCAAAAGCCGTTTCAATTAAGCGATTCAGGATTTCGCCGTAATTACGACCTTGGGTTGTATCTCTGGGAGCTGCAGGAGTTTTCTTGCGGAGTAAAAAACTAAAATTATTTTGATCTTTGGTTTTCCGGGCAGTTAAAAAGGCATTCGCTATTTTAAGATCACTAAATACTACGCGGCCTTTAAAAATAGTCCATAAACTAATTTCAGCATCCACACTATCGGTAGTAAATAAAGTATCACCGCCTTTAGGTATTAAAGCAATATCGCGCATAATTACGGTTTTAACGCCAACATAATCGGCTTTACCAATAATTAAGTCTACCGGATACTTACGTTCTACTCGGGTAATAACTTCTTTTACAACAAATTGCAGAATATTCCGGCGGAAAATAAATAATACACTAAACGCAATAAGTAATACCACTGCCGCTGCGGCAGCAACTTTTCCGGCAATTTTAGCACCTCTACTATTTAAAATTTCTTGTATTTTCGGGTTCAACGTAGCAGAATTTAAGACAAATTAACAGAATAACGATATTCTGTAAGTTAATACTATTAGCGGTACCAGGTTTAATTTCGGCACTTTCCTGTAAACGTAAAATAGTCGGTTAAAGGTTAGACTTATAAGAGTTTTACCAGCTAATATGGGTTCACAAAAGTAACTCCATTTCTTTAATTCTAGCATGTTTTGCAGCTTTCTTGCCACGTTTATTTAAATTATCGTGCGTATCTTTGACAAAAATACGAAAATATGAAATTGCAATCGCTTACTGCCCTTTCTCCTATTGACGGACGATACCACCGGCAAACTGCCGAATTGGCACCTTATTTTTCAGAATGGGGGCTAATAAAGTACCGGGTTCAAATGGAAGTTGAGTATTTTATTGCGTTATGCGAGTTACCCTTACCTCAATTATCGGCAGTAAACCAACAGGTATTTAGCGATTTACGCCAGATTTACCAGAACTTTTCGGTAGAAGATGCTACAGCCATTAAAGAAATTGAAAAAACAACGAACCACGATGTAAAAGCCGTGGAATATTTTATTAAAAACCATTTCGATCAATTGGGTTTAGAAGCCTACAAGGAATTTATTCATTTTGGTTTAACCTCCCAGGATATTAATAACACTGCTATACCGCTTTCGTTAAAAGATGCCGCTCAAACGCAGCTTTTACCAGCTTTTAAACAAATGATGGAGGAATTACAGCAAATGGCGGTGTCCTGGAAAAATATTTCTTTATTAGCCCGCACCCACGGGCAACCGGCTTCGCCAACTCGCTTAGGCAAAGAAATACAAGTTTTTGCCGAACGTTTGCAGGGGCAATTAGCCCAGTTAGAAGCCATACCTTATTCTGCTAAATTTGGCGGTGCTACTGGTAATTTTAATGCGCATTTTGTGGCTTACCCGCAAATAGATTGGATTGCTTTTGCCAACAAATTTGTAAACCAAACTTTAGGATTAAACCGCAGCCAATACACTACTCAAATTGAGCATTACGATAACTTAGCTGCTTTTTTTGATGCCGTTAAGCGTTTAAATACTATTTTAATTGATTTTGCCCGCGACGTTTGGCAATATATTTCGGTAGGTTATTTTAAACAGAAAATTAAGGCGGGGGAAGTAGGCTCATCGGCCATGCCGCATAAAGTAAATCCAATTGACTTTGAAAATGCCGAAGGTAATTTTGGAATAGCTAATGCCTTACTGGAGTTTTTAGCAGCTAAATTACCCATCAGCCGTTTACAACGCGATCTTACCGATTCTACTGTATTACGTAACTTGGGCGTGCCGTTGGCTCATACTATTATTGCCTTAAAATCTTTACGGAAAGGAATTAGTAAATTAGAACTGAATGAATTGGCTTTAAAGCAGGATTTAGAAGAAAACTGGGCGGTAGTAGCCGAAGGCATTCAAA
Proteins encoded in this region:
- a CDS encoding biosynthetic peptidoglycan transglycosylase, which translates into the protein MNPKIQEILNSRGAKIAGKVAAAAAVVLLIAFSVLFIFRRNILQFVVKEVITRVERKYPVDLIIGKADYVGVKTVIMRDIALIPKGGDTLFTTDSVDAEISLWTIFKGRVVFSDLKIANAFLTARKTKDQNNFSFLLRKKTPAAPRDTTQGRNYGEILNRLIETAFENVPDAVTFRNLLVTYESQNRNIRVNMPLLTIDDGDISSSLTVQTDSLINKLHVDGSINPDDYQLSANLYTTDTAGIRIPYIKEKYGAKLSFDSLKVSLTDKVYKRDRLTIKGEGQMNKLLVNHPKVADGDVEIDKGAIDYVVTIGENYYSLDTLSRVTVNKMVVYPQARLITKPSKRVALKVHSAQTEANDFFQSLPKGMFETLEGIKAKGYLTYKMNFYVDLAQIDSLKFDSDLEGKNFNVLEYGNTDLGRMNQPFEHTVYEYGKPLRTFIVGPQNPNFTPYNQISNYLKNSILTSEDYGFFKHKGFHEGAFRHSMITNLKEKNFTRGGSTISMQLVKNVFLTRKKTVARKVEEMLIVWLIENNRITSKQRMYEVYLNIIEWGPNVYGVKEASRFFFEKYPAELNLAESLFLTSIIPKPKAYRYSFDAYGNLRNRSRYFFKLISGIMLRRGLISREEYDNLYPHVNLAGRARDLIVTATPAPDTTAVDSLQIDLVTPIDLLD
- the purB gene encoding adenylosuccinate lyase; the protein is MKLQSLTALSPIDGRYHRQTAELAPYFSEWGLIKYRVQMEVEYFIALCELPLPQLSAVNQQVFSDLRQIYQNFSVEDATAIKEIEKTTNHDVKAVEYFIKNHFDQLGLEAYKEFIHFGLTSQDINNTAIPLSLKDAAQTQLLPAFKQMMEELQQMAVSWKNISLLARTHGQPASPTRLGKEIQVFAERLQGQLAQLEAIPYSAKFGGATGNFNAHFVAYPQIDWIAFANKFVNQTLGLNRSQYTTQIEHYDNLAAFFDAVKRLNTILIDFARDVWQYISVGYFKQKIKAGEVGSSAMPHKVNPIDFENAEGNFGIANALLEFLAAKLPISRLQRDLTDSTVLRNLGVPLAHTIIALKSLRKGISKLELNELALKQDLEENWAVVAEGIQTILRREGYPQPYEALKALTRVNEKITAQTISQFIDTLNVNDAVKTELKAITPFNYTGILF